A stretch of Spirosoma oryzicola DNA encodes these proteins:
- a CDS encoding chemotaxis protein CheB has protein sequence MAKRDIIVIGASAGGIYALKELAATLPADLPASIFIVQHVAPYTTSYLPTILNFSGKLPASHAVDGESIKTGHIYVAPPDHHLLIEEDRVLVKKGPKENRFRPSIDALFRSAAYTYGPRVIGIVLTGLLDDGTSGMWSIKRLGGISVIQQPEEAMYPSMPESVQQHVEVDYVVELAQLAPLLSELIQQDVSPQPTLSGLERKRMETEVKTAMTDSAFAMNILQEGELTPLTCPQCHGSLVSIREGTIIRYRCHTGHAYTASSLLAEIKQGVEDSLWSAVRSLDEVTILMNQAAQAFDEGGNPEAAQTYWQKAEDAQQQAFKIRTIAIDEA, from the coding sequence ATGGCTAAACGTGACATCATCGTAATCGGCGCTTCAGCCGGTGGCATTTACGCTCTCAAAGAGCTAGCTGCTACGCTACCCGCCGACTTACCCGCTTCAATTTTCATCGTTCAGCATGTGGCACCTTATACGACCAGCTACCTACCTACGATTCTTAATTTCTCTGGTAAGTTACCCGCGTCTCATGCGGTCGATGGAGAGTCCATTAAAACAGGACATATCTATGTCGCTCCGCCTGACCATCATTTGCTCATAGAAGAAGATCGTGTATTAGTCAAGAAAGGGCCAAAAGAGAACCGCTTTCGTCCGTCTATTGACGCGTTATTTCGTTCTGCTGCCTATACGTACGGTCCACGCGTGATTGGTATTGTCCTGACAGGGCTGCTCGACGACGGAACGTCCGGCATGTGGTCGATCAAGCGGCTAGGCGGAATAAGCGTTATTCAGCAGCCTGAGGAAGCCATGTATCCCAGTATGCCCGAAAGTGTCCAGCAGCATGTAGAAGTCGATTATGTTGTTGAACTGGCTCAGTTAGCTCCTTTACTGAGTGAACTGATTCAGCAGGATGTCAGCCCGCAACCGACTCTCTCCGGGCTAGAGCGTAAGCGAATGGAAACAGAAGTTAAAACCGCAATGACTGATAGTGCATTTGCTATGAATATTTTGCAAGAAGGAGAGTTAACGCCGTTAACCTGTCCGCAATGTCATGGTTCATTGGTCAGCATCCGGGAGGGTACGATTATCCGGTACCGCTGCCATACCGGCCATGCTTATACAGCCAGTTCGTTGTTGGCCGAAATAAAACAAGGTGTAGAAGATTCGTTATGGAGTGCTGTCCGTAGCCTGGACGAAGTAACGATCTTGATGAACCAGGCGGCCCAAGCGTTTGACGAAGGGGGCAATCCTGAAGCTGCCCAAACGTACTGGCAGAAAGCGGAAGATGCTCAGCAGCAAGCGTTCAAAATTCGAACGATAGCAATAGACGAAGCTTAA